The sequence below is a genomic window from Saccopteryx leptura isolate mSacLep1 chromosome 3, mSacLep1_pri_phased_curated, whole genome shotgun sequence.
gggtacatatgttccaagaaaacatcaccagattattttgacatttgattatgttgcatacctctcaCACAAAGTCAatttgtcttccatcaccttttatctggttttctttgtgcccctcccctccccccacccccttcctctccttcctcgccccctccctacTCCGCACCTCACCCcatccctgttaccatcacattcttgtccatgtctctgagtctcatttttttttacaaataaatttttattttaatggggtgacatcaataaatcagggtacatatattcaaagaaaacatgtccaggttatcttgtcattcagttctgttgcgtacccatcacccaaagagagattgtcttccatcaccttctatctagttttctttgtaccccgcccactccctgtccccctctccctcctcccctccccccgccgcccgtaaccaccacactcttgtccatgtctcttagtctcgtttttatgtcccaccaatgtatgcaatcctgcagttcttgtttttttctgatttacttatttcacttcgtataatgttatcaagatcccaccattttgttgtaagtgatctgatgtcattatttcttctggctgaagagtataccatggtgtatatgtgcctcatcttctttatctagtcttctattttttttttttacagtgattaaagcctttaagcaaactcttggccaatacagcaagaatccataaaagagtagtgtccttaacatgttcaccaagtccaagttggcccaaacaccatgccaaatccctgaaaaatgcaatctaaccacagttcagtctgttaggagctgtcacagggagcaggagtccaggaaaagttcacatccaggcaaagtccgcatggcactggaattattgtcaccattctatactttgcagctcacgtccaagtcccaatgaccactgcttctagctggtaatgattcaggtagactggaaaagccatctgcagcatgtatggagatggagtttctgttctcctctgcctggagagatgagaccaggttgcttttccctggagctctgcgactgtggcatggtaaagagaaccttgggatacactaagctgggtggcaaaggtagattcataatagaagttggcaaaagggggaaagagagctctaaattaggagtaggtcccagcctgaaatatgagtggggcattgaagtaggaggaataaaggaaacactatatattaaacaaagcagcagaaaataggactatcaacacccacaacagagatctttgagggaagaataaaaaacctgactattcaggcaagacatagttaagtggcctttgtgcaaatgagatcagtttacctgcttcttggaagaaatatcctaggctcgtccacagtgtcgcagatggggctgacggccctgggcaccttcagccttcagtggcaaactccaGCTTTCTGggaaaggttaggtcataggtggctggagcagggctggaagagactgaaccctcccttagaagagcgagagggaagcctaccttccagtatccctgtttcttcacagcagaggcatgtaagtctggcaggcttttagctcaatgaccttcctttccactattgaagcaggacccagatggcatcctatgagacccctttggggcgttagagcctttaagggtgtatcctaaaagctggtagttcccctgatctctattgggctttttctgcctctaggtatcttaaaagccatgctcagaagatctcgctgaggggtttgaggatccccatccacctatataaatcttttccatatatctggagctatttggaaaaagacaaaacagggttattagctggatctaataaagaaggtagtagtttgcaggcaaaaaagatttggtgtctcctgttcaccagcattcaaaagaaatttaaacctcaaaagaaatttcttttttaaagtaaaagcatgatatggtagacccgtaggagttccagagtatgactaccccctttaaaatttttttttaaattgaccttaaaatattagctgggtacactttaataataccttaactttaaagattgtaagcatgacaaaatacagtaaatgcttttgctccatatgcaggagcattttcagtttagccagtttaggaaatccaataatagaacaatgcatacagacagtgagctataacatgcttagcagcctctcctgttctgacagaggttactataaatctgGAATATATATCCAATagactcagatgcttgatcggggatttttgcccaccaagggtctagggaaagaacagcaaggaattctcacccccatagaagtggcatccaataccagaaggtgtagattaggatatcaaaatttagcataggggccttggtagcccctgctacctcaataatgcactGTGCAGACCcagttacttggaaatcagataatcctgtatgggtagaccaatggcccctttctcaggagaaatttagggcagctgctcaattggtacaagagcagctacagcttgggcacactgaATCAtttaatagcccatggaatatacttccatattttgatcttgttgcctcctggattatcaaggggcataggcaacccctacagcttataggttttgaacctcaaaattattgttgttccttttttcaaaggatcaacaacaatggctctgggaaacttccactaaatggcaaatcgctcttgcaaatcaatggacaactttatactgaaactgtcaacttaaaatcagctcaaagtctagaattatatgccattatcatggcttttcagcatttgccatattccccctttaatctatagacagacagaaaatatttacttatggtgtttccactataaagactgctgtcttggGGACAAATGCTGAttaactatttcagcagttcctccttctttaaagacttgtatgtcaacatagagctccatgttttataggacatacttgagctcactccatgctccctggagctttagcacaagggaataccctttctttcctctctctctctctctcttttcttttcttttttttttttttttgtatttttttatttatttattttttgtatttttctgaagttggaaatggggaggcagtcagacagactcccacatgcacctgaccggcatccacctggcatgcctaccagggggtaatgctctgcccatctggggtgttgctctgttgcaaccatagccattctagcgcctgaggcagagaccacgggccatccttagtgccggggtggctttgctctgctggagccttggctgcgggagggaaagagagagacagagagtaaggagaggggggaggggtggagaggcagatgggcgcttcttctgtgtgctctagctgggaattgaatccaggaatcctgcacaacaggctgatgctctaccactgagcaaaccggccagggcctagaaatgcccttgttgatcaagctacccaaaagaaaaatttttggagcaaccatgacagatcgagcaattcagtctcatactattcatcaccaaaacgctgcagcccggtgtaaacagtttcaactttctcaggaagcagcatggcagattgggaaatcctgtagAAGGGgttctatactacaatctgccccttcatttggagttaaccctcaaggaccccacCAGGACAACAttggcaaatgaatgttactcatataccttcatttgagtctcatttttatgtcccatctatgtatagattcatatagttcttagttttttctgatttacttatatcactcCATATAGCACTTCTTGATGAATGATGCAATGGTAAGTAAGTATCTcgtgattattttttctttcaaaatagcaaCAAACCTGTTTCTTACTCCAGTCATACTTTTCGCCCGGTCTGTTGAAATTGAGACAATTTTATTGAGTGGAATATGATGTTTTTTCATGCACTCAATTACAGCATTTGCTATATCCTCTCCACGTGCTTGATCTTTGAGTGGCAATAATCCCAAAAGTTCTTCTTTAGGACctatagaagaaataaattatacaaaaagtgaaacttgcGCTGTATCATTTATGTCACAAGACTCGTCAACTGCTATTGATAAAGCTGAAACCAATTTAAGATCTTTAACTTGCTGGTTGGTTATATTAGAAGACATTTTGACTGTTCTATCTTTCACTGTTGTAGTAGACAATGgtaactctttaattttttttagaatatctgctttgttcttaaaatccCGAAATAGCTCTTTGGAGGCATTTATAAAACAACCTTTTatgtatttgccatctgtatatggTTTTCCTCTCTTAGCAATCTCTTAGTCAAGAGATTAGTTTTGTGTTTAATCAACTACAAAACTTGCAATATTAACATTGTTGGAAGATTGCATCCagtaattaaatacagaacttgaATTTTCTTGACTCTTCTGAAGTTCCTCAACTGCTTTCTTCCTTGCATCACCGACAGGATATTTAGTACTAAATGAAACATGTTTAGTTGTAAAGTGTCTCTCTccaaatttgatttcttgttatGCGCCAATTTTTCCTGACAAATAAGACAGGCCGGAAAGTCATTTAAGTTTTGAATAAACGGAAAGTCTCGGTCCATTCAACTTTAAATTCACAGTTTTTGTCTTCCATTTatctttgcttcttctttgtagccatgtcagacagggcacctaaaaaaatgtttcattttataataataaagccaccaacataaaataattataattcctaaattgatgacaaaaataccTGTAGGATTTGCAGCTGGTTGGAAAACTACAGGTAACTTTATGCTTCAAGTGGGTACTTTTGTCACCCGCGCACGATTTGCAGACGCGACCAGCACTAACCACTGCACTGGAGACTGCTGAGTGACTGGCTCACTCAATTCGTGCATGACTCACACGCACCTCACTTGTGCTGCGTATCCCATGGCCCACAGGCACAGCATCTCTCGTATTCCAACCAACCGACACCCCCCGCGTGTATCTGTGCACTGggacgtggtattttgtggaagagccacactcaaggggccaaagagccacatgtggctggggagccacagtttgctgaccaatgCTCTAGTTCATTAGTAACACATGGCACATGTGATCTTCATAACTCTGACCCTAACAGTCCATTCCTATATGTTCCTTCTGCATTACAGATATAATCCAACATCGTTCCCTGGTGGAGAGCACACCTCTGACCAGCCACCACCTCTCCCTCCGTTGCTCCTGTTCAGAGACAGTGTATGTCTCCAAGGTTCTCTAGAATGTTCTTTCCTTTCAAGAATAGTCTCATTCCCACCTTATAGGACTCCACCTCCTCAATCATTCACTCCATCACCAACGTCTAGTCATGGTCCCAgttctcatattttctttcatttctcctttgtcATTATATTAATGGCAACATTAGCTTAGAAGTCATGTATTCTGCTAAGAATAGTTCTCAAAATACAGGAAACGGGTCTCCGGATCCCAGATGTATTTCCGGTCTGGCACAAATATGCAGCAAGTAGTCggtgatcagaaaatatttgttgatggatgaatgaaagagtaaaaagaaattcCATCTGTGAGAGGCAGAGAATAAAATAGTGATCTCTATTGAAAGCCAGCCACTTCGGGGTCGACTCAAGTCAAAAACCTGGGTCCTGCCTCCTCTAAGCAGGAGATCAGACCAGGCACAGTCCTGGGAACAGAGGAGATCCTAGGTCTGGGCAGAATGTCTCCAGGGGCCCTGAACTCTGTCTGAACACTAGTTATGGAAAACCCAGAGCCAGGCCCATGGGGCAGGGGTATCCCCTTGCTATATGCTCACAGCTGTGGAAACCCGGAAGGGCAGCAGCCCCTGACTCACCACATCCTGTGCGTCTCTGTCCTTCAGGGTCAGAAGCTTCTCCATCTGCAGAGCGGGAGCACTCAGAGCAGATGCCATGCtgttcctcctctctgctcttcaCTACCTCGGTTAGTTGTGGACATGGGGAGGGGAAAGCGGGAAAGGGTGGGGTGGCTACACACACCTGTATATGGGAAACTTTAGGGTTAGACAGATACGGAAGTTGGGGATCTGTTGGGAAGGGAATCAGGTGCAAGTTTCTGACAGAAACTCTCTTTCAGGGCTGAGTCTGGGCCAGAAGACCTGTAATGAGACAGGTGAGTCCTCCCCAGGCTCCATGTCCCACCTCTTATTTCACCCCCTGGGGCTCAGGAAGGAGCACAGAGGTCCTGGGCTGAGGTGATAGAACAGGAGGGTGTTGGGCTGAACTggagaatgagggagggagagtcTTTGTAATGCAGCCTCTGGTTTCCTTCCAGGAACCCTTCCCAAACCGACCATCTGGGCTGAGCCAGGCCCTGTCATCCCCTTGGAAAGCTCTGTGACCATCTGGTGTCAGGGGCCCCTGGAGGCCCAGGAGTTCCATTTGTATAAAGGAAAAATACCTGTCCCTTGGGACACACAGACCTCAGAGAAGCCCATGAACAAGAGAGCTTTCTCCATCACACACATGACAAAGATTTATGCAAGGAGATATTACTGTAAATATCAAAGCCCCACTGGCTGGTCAAAGTGCAGTGATGCCCTGGAGCTGGCAGTACCAGGTAAGTAAACACTCAGGTTCCCAGCCTCAGGCTTTGCCCTCAGGAAGGGGGTCTGCTCTCAAGGGGTCTCCCCTCTCACAGTTCAGCCCTGGGGGATGGGAAGGAGGTGTGAGCCCATCTAACacgctgcctcctcctctcctaggaTCCTACAGCaaacccagcctctcagccctgcccagccctgttgTGACCTCAGGAGGAAACACGAACCTACAGTGTGGCTCTGAGATAACATTTGACCAATTTATTCTGATTCAAGAAGGAGATTACAGTGCCTTCCAGACCCTGGACTCACAGCCTTACCCCAGTGGAGGATATCGGGCCCTGTTCCCTGTGGGCCCCGTGACCCCCAACCACAGGTGGACGTTCAGATGCTATGGCTGTTACAGGGGCAGACACCAGGAGTGTTCACAGCCCAGTGATGCCCTGGAGCTCCTGGTCTCAGGTGAGTCTTGTTGTTGTCTCATCCAGAGATTAAGGAACTAAACACTAATCCGTGGACCCAGACACATTTAAGGAGTCCTTGCTGTCAGGGAACATCACTGAGAGGGTGAGCTGAGGGGAGCACAGAGAATCCtggtcagagacacagagagacagtgagacctAGGACAGTACAGGAGAAGAAATTGTATGGGAGGAGCAGCCCCTGTAATTCATGTCTGGTCTCCCCAGGTGTGTCTCTGAAACCCTCCCTCCTGACCCAGTGGGGTCCCATCGTGGTCTCTGGACAGAGCCTGACCCTCCAGTGTCACTCTAATGTCAGCTATGACAGATTTATTCTGTTTAAAGAGGAGGGACATGACCTCCCCCGGAGCCTTGTCCTGCAGCCGCAGCCTGGGCTCTCTCATGCCAACTTCTCCCTGGACACTGTGAGCAGCTCCCATGGGGGCTGGTACAGATGCTATGGTGGACACAGCCTCTTCTCTGAGTGGTCTGCTCCCAGTGACCCCGTGGACATCCTGGTGGCAGCTGAGGGGCCAGCTGGATCAGTAAAGGACCCAGACTCTGCACAGGCCCTGCTGGGGAATCTCAGGTGGTGATGGGCAGAGTGAGCATGCAGGGTCccagggaaggggacagagggagacaggggatgggaggggaggggagactcagagaaacagacagacagagaggagggtcctCAGAGAGAGGGCTGCTGACTCTCAGGTCAGAACAAGGTGGCGGGCACCCctcacccaccctccctctctctaggatGGCTCCTGGATAGACCCTTCCTCTCGGTGCAGCCGGGCTCCACGGTGGCCTCAGGAGAGAACGTGACCCTGCTGTGTCAGTCACAGAGTCCGACGGACACTTTCCTTCTGTCCAAGGAGGGAATAGCCGATCCCCCCCTGCGTCTTAGATCAAAGCTCCGAGCTCAGCAGTACCAGGCAGAGTTCTCCATGGGTCCTGTGACCTCATCCCACGGGGGGACCT
It includes:
- the LOC136399390 gene encoding leukocyte immunoglobulin-like receptor subfamily A member 6, yielding MLFLLSALHYLGLSLGQKTCNETGTLPKPTIWAEPGPVIPLESSVTIWCQGPLEAQEFHLYKGKIPVPWDTQTSEKPMNKRAFSITHMTKIYARRYYCKYQSPTGWSKCSDALELAVPGSYSKPSLSALPSPVVTSGGNTNLQCGSEITFDQFILIQEGDYSAFQTLDSQPYPSGGYRALFPVGPVTPNHRWTFRCYGCYRGRHQECSQPSDALELLVSGVSLKPSLLTQWGPIVVSGQSLTLQCHSNVSYDRFILFKEEGHDLPRSLVLQPQPGLSHANFSLDTVSSSHGGWYRCYGGHSLFSEWSAPSDPVDILVAGLLDRPFLSVQPGSTVASGENVTLLCQSQSPTDTFLLSKEGIADPPLRLRSKLRAQQYQAEFSMGPVTSSHGGTYRCYSSDSTSHYLLSQPSEPLELLVSGPTHPPTGPISTAVPEGSENQSLFPTESSPQRGLKWYQIILIGVSVALLLLLSLLLFLRHQHQSKGRTLADAAMKDPQPEEGAELDPRQNRHDEVPQGVTYAQVNHKKSRFKQEMATSPSSLSGGLLGTKDRKAEEDRQMDSQAAASDAPQDVTYALLNHVPLKQETTAPPSYMSEGPPDEPSVYAALSVH